Proteins encoded in a region of the Flavobacterium sp. MDT1-60 genome:
- a CDS encoding glycosyl hydrolase 115 family protein: MNKFLAFIFAILTLTSYSQNKNSVDFSIADANQTATIYIDKNTDALIVWAVNDLADNIKEITGKRPEIIPTNSFLKSGIYIGESSSNLFQSQKNSKEVANQWEKFSIQKEKENLLVIGSDVRGTVYAIFEIAERLGISPWKWWADVHPLKKEKVALQLPRKGIISAPSVQYRGIFLNDEDWALQPWAAKTFEPETGDIGPKTYEKIFQLLLRLKANTIWSAMHPSTKGFFTLPGNKEMAQKYHIIIGSSHAEPMLRNNVDEWKPKIYGEYNYFTNKTQVDKYWQDRLDELKSAQNETIMTVGMRGVHDSKMEGAKDLAASIEMVEKIIVNQREMLSNTFKKRLSAIPQAFVPYKEVLELYDNGLKVPDDITLVWPDDNYGYIRRLSNEEEQKRTGGSGVYYHISYWGRPHDYLWLSTTQPGLIWYEMNKAYENGAKKMWIVNVGDIKPAEYDTELFLDLAWNINSIKSDGLNDYLKDWASREFSSKVSAEVSVIFEEYYRLAFLRKPEYMGWSQTEPTTPVKLSDFSEEEIWNRIKAYDKLIDKVNNLSDLIPAERKDAWFQLVVYPVKGAAYMNHKFLYWNLEATTSDENQKEKYQVLASEAYQKIEELTDYYNTKLSNGKWKHMMSMHPRDLPVFDAVKKNTFSKESPKSSSKQIVIQANQFISEKGFKDYNWKTINGLGYSNNAVTLFALKQQYFKTEKPFVLYEFEIENAGDYEIDIHLLPTHSNNFDDEIGVQLDRNKAQFFKINTRDRDKTWKENVLRNSAIVKVAASNLQKGKHSVKVEVNQTGIVLDYITVKAN; this comes from the coding sequence ATGAATAAATTTCTAGCATTTATCTTCGCAATTTTAACTTTGACATCCTATAGTCAAAATAAAAATTCGGTTGACTTTTCAATTGCGGATGCCAATCAAACAGCAACTATTTATATCGATAAAAATACCGATGCTTTAATTGTTTGGGCGGTAAATGATTTGGCTGATAATATTAAGGAAATAACTGGAAAACGACCAGAAATTATCCCAACAAATTCATTTTTGAAAAGTGGTATTTATATTGGAGAATCGTCTTCCAATCTATTTCAATCACAAAAAAATAGTAAAGAAGTAGCAAATCAATGGGAGAAATTTTCCATCCAAAAAGAAAAAGAGAATTTATTAGTTATAGGAAGTGATGTACGCGGAACCGTTTATGCGATTTTTGAAATCGCAGAACGACTTGGAATTTCTCCATGGAAATGGTGGGCAGATGTACATCCTCTAAAAAAAGAAAAGGTAGCATTACAACTTCCCCGTAAGGGAATAATTTCAGCGCCATCCGTACAATATCGGGGCATCTTTTTAAATGATGAAGATTGGGCATTGCAGCCTTGGGCGGCCAAAACATTTGAACCGGAAACAGGTGATATCGGTCCAAAAACGTATGAAAAAATATTTCAGTTATTGTTGCGATTAAAAGCCAACACGATTTGGTCGGCAATGCATCCGTCTACAAAAGGATTTTTTACCCTTCCGGGGAATAAAGAAATGGCGCAAAAATACCATATCATTATCGGATCTTCTCATGCAGAACCAATGCTTCGGAATAATGTTGACGAATGGAAACCAAAAATTTACGGCGAGTATAATTATTTTACCAATAAAACCCAAGTCGATAAATATTGGCAGGATCGTTTGGACGAATTAAAATCGGCTCAGAACGAGACGATCATGACAGTGGGAATGCGTGGCGTACACGACAGCAAAATGGAAGGCGCAAAAGATTTAGCAGCATCAATTGAAATGGTCGAAAAAATCATTGTTAATCAACGTGAAATGCTTTCGAATACTTTCAAAAAGCGGCTGTCAGCCATTCCGCAAGCCTTTGTTCCGTATAAAGAAGTGTTGGAATTATATGATAACGGACTCAAAGTTCCGGATGATATTACGTTAGTTTGGCCCGATGATAATTATGGATATATCCGTCGTTTGAGTAACGAAGAGGAACAGAAAAGAACGGGAGGGAGTGGTGTTTATTATCACATCAGTTACTGGGGAAGACCACATGATTATCTTTGGTTAAGTACAACGCAGCCGGGTTTAATTTGGTATGAAATGAATAAGGCATACGAAAACGGAGCAAAGAAAATGTGGATTGTAAATGTTGGCGACATCAAACCTGCGGAATATGACACAGAACTTTTTTTAGATTTAGCATGGAACATCAACAGTATAAAATCAGATGGATTAAACGACTATTTAAAGGATTGGGCTTCAAGAGAATTTTCGTCTAAAGTAAGCGCAGAAGTCAGTGTGATTTTCGAAGAATATTATCGTTTAGCATTTCTCAGAAAGCCCGAATATATGGGTTGGAGTCAAACAGAACCAACAACGCCTGTAAAACTTTCAGATTTCTCTGAAGAAGAAATTTGGAACAGAATTAAAGCGTATGATAAACTTATTGATAAGGTAAATAATTTATCTGATTTGATTCCGGCAGAACGAAAAGATGCCTGGTTTCAATTGGTAGTTTATCCTGTAAAAGGTGCTGCCTATATGAATCACAAATTTCTATATTGGAATTTAGAAGCGACAACTTCTGATGAAAATCAAAAGGAAAAATATCAGGTTTTAGCCTCAGAAGCTTATCAGAAAATTGAAGAATTGACGGACTATTATAATACCAAATTAAGTAATGGAAAATGGAAGCATATGATGTCGATGCATCCGAGGGATTTGCCTGTTTTTGATGCGGTTAAAAAGAATACATTTTCTAAAGAATCCCCAAAATCAAGCTCAAAACAAATTGTTATTCAGGCGAATCAATTTATTTCTGAAAAAGGATTTAAAGATTATAACTGGAAGACTATTAACGGTTTGGGATACAGCAATAATGCAGTTACCTTATTTGCGTTAAAACAGCAGTATTTTAAAACTGAAAAGCCTTTTGTTTTATATGAATTTGAAATAGAAAATGCAGGAGACTACGAAATTGACATTCATTTGCTTCCGACGCATTCCAACAATTTTGATGATGAAATAGGAGTTCAATTGGATAGGAATAAAGCCCAGTTTTTCAAAATCAATACCAGAGATCGAGATAAAACCTGGAAGGAAAATGTGTTGCGAAACAGTGCCATTGTAAAAGTAGCAGCGTCAAATTTGCAAAAAGGAAAACATAGTGTTAAAGTAGAAGTCAATCAAACCGGAATTGTATTGGATTACATAACGGTAAAAGCTAATTAA
- a CDS encoding sulfatase-like hydrolase/transferase, whose protein sequence is MMKKRNTKIQLLITLLFCFSISYSQEIKKRLAEKPNIILIIADDMGWNDVGYHGSVIKTPNIDYLAQNGIELNRFYVNPTCSPTRASLLTGRPSSRMGIVAPIGDRDQTKLPDSIPTLPKLLHQNKYQTALIGKWHLGLQLSSGPKAYGFDYSYGFLHGQLDQYTHLYKNGDKSWHRNGEFIEEKGHATDLITDETIKWISEIRDPNKSFFLQVAYSAPHFPLQEEKRWKDPYLNSIKDPSRRDYAAAVSHMDNSIGLLLEKLKQQKLDKNTLVIFMSDNGAMENWDSKNEYNGIHPSNNTLGDNKPLRDWKTSNYEGAIRVPCVLYWKDHLKSYKNSNYISVIDLLPSILFLTGDKNLPQTVEGKNIWPMIAENKTISNQEIYIRGHLQECLISKPWKIIRTRHPKAIPADYELYNIEKDPEEKNNVWSQNEAIGAQMKIALENQFKKDAKKVNNENIK, encoded by the coding sequence ATGATGAAAAAGAGGAATACAAAAATACAGTTGTTAATCACGCTATTGTTTTGTTTTTCAATTTCGTATAGTCAGGAAATTAAAAAGAGATTAGCAGAAAAACCTAATATTATTTTGATTATTGCCGATGATATGGGATGGAATGATGTTGGCTATCATGGTTCAGTAATCAAAACACCAAACATTGATTATTTAGCTCAAAACGGTATAGAACTCAACCGGTTTTATGTTAATCCTACTTGCTCACCTACGAGAGCCAGTCTCTTAACAGGAAGGCCTTCGAGCCGCATGGGAATTGTTGCCCCAATTGGAGATCGGGATCAGACCAAACTGCCTGATTCAATACCTACTTTGCCGAAATTATTGCATCAAAATAAGTATCAGACGGCACTTATCGGAAAATGGCATTTAGGATTGCAACTCAGCAGCGGTCCCAAAGCATATGGGTTTGACTATTCGTACGGTTTTTTACACGGACAGCTGGATCAATACACACATCTGTACAAAAATGGAGATAAGAGTTGGCATAGAAATGGTGAATTTATTGAAGAAAAAGGTCATGCCACCGATTTAATAACAGATGAAACGATCAAATGGATTTCGGAAATACGAGATCCTAATAAAAGCTTCTTTTTGCAGGTTGCTTATAGTGCCCCGCATTTTCCTTTGCAGGAAGAAAAAAGGTGGAAAGACCCTTATTTGAATTCTATCAAAGATCCTTCGCGTAGAGATTATGCTGCGGCAGTAAGCCATATGGATAACAGTATAGGTTTACTGCTTGAAAAATTAAAACAGCAAAAACTGGATAAAAACACATTGGTAATTTTTATGAGTGACAATGGCGCTATGGAAAATTGGGATTCTAAAAACGAATACAACGGCATTCATCCATCTAATAATACACTTGGAGACAATAAGCCGCTTAGGGACTGGAAAACATCCAACTATGAAGGTGCTATAAGAGTGCCTTGTGTGCTATATTGGAAAGATCACTTGAAGAGTTATAAAAACTCAAATTATATTTCAGTTATTGATCTGTTGCCAAGTATTTTATTTTTGACTGGTGACAAGAATTTACCTCAAACTGTAGAAGGAAAAAATATCTGGCCAATGATTGCTGAAAACAAAACAATTTCCAATCAGGAAATTTACATTAGAGGCCATTTGCAGGAATGTTTAATCAGCAAACCCTGGAAAATAATCAGAACGAGGCATCCCAAAGCAATACCTGCAGATTATGAATTGTATAACATAGAAAAGGATCCGGAAGAAAAGAATAATGTCTGGAGCCAAAATGAAGCAATTGGAGCACAAATGAAAATTGCTCTCGAAAATCAGTTTAAAAAGGATGCTAAAAAAGTTAATAATGAGAATATTAAATAA
- a CDS encoding glycoside hydrolase family 2 TIM barrel-domain containing protein has product MQLKNTIQNLSIAAFALFMTQNGHAQQTDKVYLSGKDFEHPVQWDFYCTGGNNSQKWSKINVPSQWELEGFGEYTYGRWYKELEQKEPSKEEGLYKYEFDVPADYKGKDVLIAFGGAMTDTEVKINGKLAGAIHQGGFYEFKYDISSLLKYGSKNLLEVHVWKHSANKSVNAAERRADWWLFGGIYRPVWLEVSPKTHIQNIAVNPKMDGSITVDLNLKEVPKNTTLEATLKGLNGENFQTFTFPVKAKSTVAKIAAQWKNIKPWNPETPNLYDLQLVLKQNGTVIHQYDKRIGFRTLEFKKQDGIYMNGTKIIMKGINRHSFWPEGGRSTSKRISELDGKLIKDMNMNAVRGHYPPDEHFLEVCDSLGLFVLNELAGWQNSYDTETGKKVATEMITRDVNHASVIIWDNGNEGGWNYDTDKVFADLDPQKRIVIHPWADFNGWDTHHYPTYLTGMHRFNAGENVFFPTEFMHGTYDNGHGAALEDFWNRYKESPLFAGGFMWAMLDEAVKRSDWTGDVKFDSKGSLAADGILGPHREREGSYYTVKEVWAPIQFQPKQVSENFDGSFFIKNDYLFSNLNSCKMEFKVMKAENNVLYSNGVLLAISSGKIELPSIDPGETRKIQFAVPNNFTEGDVLSITAYDQFNKEIYTWAWPIHKALFYANKFLAVQNTKAKASAIKTGNEITLKGSDITVSLNATTGEITSIKNGISTIPLTNGPRPIGMKAKLKDIQVSQDGDKAICIVNYSGGLSSIKWIMEPDGRFKMELVALKNASGGEGFDGAFFEDKINSFGITFSFPEKEVTGIKWFGRGPYHVWKNRIKGTTYGIWEKDYNNTITGESFENLIYPEFKGYHANLLGANLKAGASSFKVFSENDNLFLRLFTPDLPKNGFPGSYPQPAFPEGDISFMYEIPAMRDFKPLEQQGPQSQPTNIRIKSGDDGIKMNLWFDFRN; this is encoded by the coding sequence ATGCAACTAAAAAATACTATCCAAAATCTCTCTATTGCTGCCTTTGCGCTTTTTATGACCCAAAATGGCCATGCACAGCAAACTGACAAAGTGTATCTTTCAGGTAAAGATTTTGAACATCCTGTACAATGGGATTTTTATTGTACGGGTGGCAATAACAGTCAAAAATGGTCCAAAATAAACGTTCCGTCCCAATGGGAATTAGAAGGTTTTGGTGAATATACCTACGGACGATGGTACAAGGAATTAGAGCAAAAAGAACCCAGTAAGGAAGAAGGTTTGTATAAATATGAGTTTGATGTTCCTGCTGATTATAAAGGCAAAGACGTTTTAATTGCCTTTGGTGGTGCCATGACGGATACAGAAGTTAAAATAAACGGAAAATTGGCCGGAGCGATTCATCAGGGTGGTTTTTATGAATTTAAATATGACATCTCTTCTTTACTGAAATATGGTTCTAAAAATCTTTTGGAAGTTCATGTTTGGAAACATTCTGCCAATAAATCAGTAAATGCAGCTGAAAGAAGAGCAGACTGGTGGTTGTTTGGCGGAATTTATCGTCCGGTTTGGCTGGAAGTGTCTCCTAAAACACATATTCAGAATATCGCTGTAAATCCAAAAATGGATGGTTCTATTACTGTTGATTTGAATCTTAAAGAGGTTCCGAAAAATACCACTTTAGAAGCTACATTAAAAGGTTTAAATGGAGAAAATTTCCAAACTTTCACTTTCCCTGTAAAAGCAAAAAGTACTGTAGCGAAGATAGCTGCACAATGGAAAAATATCAAACCGTGGAATCCTGAAACTCCAAATTTATATGATTTACAATTGGTTTTAAAACAAAACGGAACTGTAATTCATCAATATGATAAACGCATTGGTTTTAGAACATTAGAGTTTAAAAAACAAGACGGAATTTATATGAATGGTACTAAAATTATCATGAAGGGAATTAACCGACACTCGTTTTGGCCAGAAGGCGGACGAAGCACCAGCAAACGCATCAGCGAATTGGACGGAAAATTAATCAAAGACATGAATATGAATGCGGTTCGGGGGCACTACCCGCCAGACGAGCACTTCTTAGAAGTTTGCGATTCATTAGGTCTTTTTGTTTTGAATGAATTGGCCGGCTGGCAAAACTCTTATGACACAGAAACCGGCAAAAAAGTAGCAACTGAAATGATTACGCGTGATGTCAATCATGCCTCAGTTATTATTTGGGACAACGGAAATGAAGGCGGCTGGAATTATGACACTGATAAAGTTTTTGCAGACCTTGATCCGCAAAAAAGAATTGTGATTCATCCCTGGGCCGATTTTAATGGCTGGGATACCCACCACTATCCTACTTACTTAACCGGAATGCACCGTTTTAATGCTGGTGAAAATGTATTTTTCCCAACTGAATTCATGCACGGAACTTACGATAACGGACATGGAGCTGCTCTGGAAGATTTCTGGAATCGCTATAAAGAAAGTCCACTTTTTGCAGGAGGTTTTATGTGGGCGATGTTAGATGAAGCCGTAAAACGATCTGATTGGACGGGAGATGTGAAATTTGACTCGAAAGGTTCATTAGCCGCAGACGGAATTCTAGGACCACATCGTGAAAGAGAAGGTAGTTATTATACCGTAAAAGAAGTTTGGGCACCAATTCAGTTTCAGCCAAAACAGGTTTCTGAGAATTTTGATGGTTCTTTCTTCATCAAAAATGATTATCTGTTCAGCAATTTGAATAGCTGCAAAATGGAATTTAAAGTAATGAAAGCAGAGAATAATGTACTTTATTCTAATGGCGTTTTGTTAGCCATAAGTTCAGGAAAAATTGAACTTCCGAGTATTGATCCGGGTGAAACTCGTAAAATTCAATTTGCTGTTCCGAATAATTTTACTGAAGGCGATGTTTTATCAATCACGGCTTACGATCAGTTCAACAAAGAAATTTATACCTGGGCATGGCCCATTCACAAAGCTTTGTTTTATGCGAATAAATTCCTGGCGGTTCAAAACACAAAAGCTAAAGCTTCAGCAATAAAAACCGGAAATGAAATTACTTTAAAAGGAAGCGATATCACCGTTTCTTTAAACGCTACAACAGGAGAAATTACTTCTATTAAAAATGGAATCTCAACTATTCCGTTGACAAATGGTCCTCGTCCAATTGGAATGAAAGCCAAATTAAAAGATATTCAGGTTTCGCAAGATGGAGATAAAGCCATCTGTATTGTAAATTATTCTGGTGGTTTATCATCCATAAAATGGATTATGGAACCTGACGGAAGATTTAAAATGGAATTGGTTGCCCTGAAAAATGCTTCGGGCGGTGAAGGTTTTGATGGTGCTTTTTTTGAAGATAAGATCAATTCTTTCGGAATTACATTCAGCTTTCCGGAGAAAGAAGTTACAGGAATTAAATGGTTTGGAAGAGGCCCGTATCATGTTTGGAAAAACAGAATTAAAGGAACGACTTACGGCATTTGGGAGAAAGACTATAACAATACGATTACCGGAGAAAGTTTTGAGAATTTGATTTATCCTGAATTTAAAGGCTATCACGCCAATTTATTAGGAGCGAATTTAAAAGCCGGAGCATCATCATTTAAAGTTTTCAGTGAAAATGATAATTTATTCCTGAGATTGTTTACACCTGATTTGCCTAAAAATGGTTTCCCTGGAAGTTATCCTCAGCCGGCATTTCCGGAGGGCGATATCTCGTTTATGTATGAAATTCCAGCGATGAGAGATTTTAAACCTTTAGAACAACAAGGACCGCAAAGCCAGCCAACAAACATCCGAATCAAAAGCGGGGATGACGGAATTAAGATGAATTTGTGGTTTGATTTCAGAAATTAA
- a CDS encoding histone H1: MKDLLVKINAEIDTFKAEAESLTEKGIKAAGARARKSTLELEKLLKEFRKVSIEESKK; encoded by the coding sequence ATGAAAGATCTATTAGTAAAAATCAACGCCGAAATTGACACATTCAAAGCAGAAGCTGAATCTTTAACTGAAAAAGGTATTAAAGCTGCCGGAGCTAGAGCACGTAAATCAACTTTAGAACTTGAAAAACTTTTAAAAGAGTTCAGAAAAGTTTCTATCGAAGAATCAAAAAAATAA
- a CDS encoding glycoside hydrolase family 28 protein — protein sequence MKKFFTLALCVLGISQVTFSQKYANDKFPDGSEITAWFKDYTKLQLKDLGKKYTITDFGVGKDSTKIQTVAIQKVIDKASANGGGVIIIPKGVFLSGALFFKPKTALYVSEGGVLKGSDDIANYPIMPSRMEGQNLDYFPALVNAYGVDKFSISGKGTINGNGKKYWDAFWARRKENPKCTNLEVSRPRLVFIWNSNNVQLQDVKLINSGFWTNHFYKCNNVKMLDLYIFSPHLKDKAPSTDAIDIDICSNFLVKGCFLSVNDDAIALKGGKGPYADQDKNNGPNSNIIIEDCNFGFCHSSLTNGSESIHNRNVIMRNCKIDGVSRLLWLKMRPDTPQRYEYIRVEDIKGSAKTGLAVFAWKQFFDLKGRPDIPLSYGDNVTLKNIEIKCDNFYGVENDPNVRLSNFTFENLNIESTKTEINKSIINGVTFKNVYVNKVLVD from the coding sequence ATGAAAAAGTTTTTCACTTTAGCTCTATGTGTTCTGGGAATTTCTCAGGTTACATTTTCGCAAAAATATGCCAATGATAAGTTTCCTGACGGAAGCGAAATCACAGCTTGGTTTAAAGACTATACCAAACTTCAATTAAAAGATTTAGGCAAAAAATACACGATAACGGATTTTGGAGTGGGTAAAGACAGTACCAAAATTCAAACCGTTGCGATTCAGAAAGTAATTGATAAAGCGTCTGCAAATGGTGGAGGTGTAATCATTATTCCGAAAGGAGTTTTCCTAAGTGGAGCTTTATTCTTCAAACCAAAAACGGCTTTGTACGTTAGTGAAGGCGGAGTTTTAAAAGGTTCTGACGATATTGCCAATTATCCAATTATGCCATCCAGAATGGAAGGTCAAAATCTGGATTATTTTCCGGCACTTGTAAATGCGTATGGCGTTGATAAATTTTCAATTTCAGGAAAAGGAACTATCAACGGAAACGGAAAAAAATATTGGGATGCTTTCTGGGCGCGCCGTAAAGAGAATCCAAAATGTACCAATCTTGAGGTTTCAAGACCACGATTGGTTTTTATATGGAATTCAAACAACGTACAATTGCAAGATGTAAAACTGATCAATTCAGGCTTTTGGACGAATCATTTCTACAAATGTAATAATGTAAAAATGTTGGACTTGTATATTTTTTCACCGCATCTTAAAGATAAAGCACCAAGTACAGATGCTATCGACATTGACATTTGCAGCAACTTTTTAGTAAAAGGATGCTTCTTGTCAGTTAACGATGATGCCATTGCTTTAAAGGGCGGAAAAGGCCCTTATGCAGATCAGGACAAAAACAACGGACCAAATTCAAATATCATTATCGAAGACTGTAATTTCGGATTTTGCCATTCTTCTTTAACCAACGGAAGCGAATCGATTCACAACAGAAATGTGATTATGCGTAACTGCAAAATCGACGGAGTATCAAGATTACTATGGTTAAAAATGCGTCCGGATACGCCTCAAAGATATGAATACATTAGAGTAGAAGACATCAAAGGTTCAGCAAAAACTGGTTTGGCAGTTTTTGCATGGAAACAATTTTTCGACTTAAAAGGCCGTCCTGATATCCCACTTTCGTATGGTGATAATGTGACTTTAAAAAACATCGAAATAAAATGCGACAATTTTTACGGAGTTGAAAACGACCCGAATGTGCGTCTGTCCAATTTCACTTTCGAAAATCTAAATATAGAATCTACTAAAACAGAGATTAATAAAAGCATTATAAACGGAGTGACTTTTAAAAATGTGTATGTGAATAAAGTGCTTGTTGATTGA
- a CDS encoding rhamnogalacturonan acetylesterase, with product MKSIKILSVLCLTVLFFNFTSKQDNKPTVYMVGDSTVKNGKGDGAGGLWGWGDYIGQFLDTTKVHIENHALGGTSSRTFQDKGLWIEVLNKLKKGDYVLIQFGHNDDGPINDTIRARGTIKGIGNETQEIDNLITKKHEIVRSYGWYIQKVVRKAKSKGAIPIICSPIPRNDWKDRKVPRNDKSYGLWAKQIAEKEKVTFINLNERMALEMEKTGEAKVTGTYFYKKDHTHTSAKGAVLSASVIINELKTSKNSLKNYILENPKIILPAKKKLFLIGDSTMASNDGNPDAVGWGVAFPQYCDTTRIEVINKARGGRSTRTFVYEGLWDEVKNQLQPGNFILIQFGHNDAGAVDKEKLRGSLKGNGDETQEVTRPDGSKEIVNTFGWYMAKFIREAKEKGAIPIVLSQTPRNEWPNDKVERRTDTYGNWSKIAADKEGAYYIDLNEIVALKYEALGKEKVKAFFPKDHTHTGLEGATLNALTVAESIKKIKECGLKDYIEIGK from the coding sequence ATGAAATCAATTAAAATACTCTCTGTCTTATGCCTTACGGTATTATTTTTCAATTTCACTTCAAAGCAAGATAATAAACCAACTGTTTATATGGTTGGGGATTCGACTGTGAAAAATGGCAAAGGTGACGGAGCTGGTGGGCTTTGGGGCTGGGGAGATTATATTGGTCAATTTTTGGACACTACCAAAGTCCATATTGAAAATCATGCTTTGGGCGGAACCAGTAGCAGAACTTTTCAGGATAAAGGTTTATGGATAGAAGTTTTAAACAAACTTAAAAAAGGCGATTATGTTTTGATTCAGTTTGGTCATAATGATGATGGGCCAATCAATGACACTATTCGCGCCAGAGGAACGATTAAAGGCATTGGAAATGAAACTCAGGAAATCGACAATCTAATAACCAAAAAACATGAAATCGTTCGCAGTTACGGCTGGTACATTCAGAAAGTGGTTCGCAAAGCCAAATCAAAAGGAGCTATTCCGATTATTTGTTCGCCAATTCCGAGAAACGACTGGAAAGATAGAAAAGTACCTCGTAACGATAAATCATATGGATTATGGGCCAAACAAATTGCTGAAAAGGAAAAAGTAACTTTCATCAATTTGAATGAAAGAATGGCACTTGAAATGGAAAAAACCGGCGAAGCAAAAGTAACCGGAACTTATTTCTACAAAAAAGACCATACGCATACGTCTGCAAAAGGCGCGGTGCTCTCGGCTTCAGTTATTATTAATGAATTGAAAACAAGCAAAAATTCTTTAAAAAATTACATTTTAGAAAATCCAAAAATTATACTTCCTGCAAAGAAAAAATTGTTTTTAATTGGAGATTCGACTATGGCAAGTAATGACGGTAATCCCGATGCTGTAGGTTGGGGAGTTGCTTTTCCGCAATATTGCGATACCACAAGAATTGAGGTTATCAATAAAGCCCGTGGTGGCAGAAGTACCAGAACCTTTGTTTATGAAGGACTTTGGGATGAAGTAAAAAACCAATTACAACCCGGGAATTTTATTCTGATTCAGTTTGGACATAACGATGCCGGCGCTGTTGACAAGGAAAAATTAAGAGGTTCACTAAAAGGAAATGGAGACGAAACACAGGAAGTGACGCGTCCTGATGGCTCAAAAGAAATCGTAAATACTTTTGGGTGGTATATGGCGAAATTCATCAGAGAAGCCAAAGAAAAAGGTGCGATCCCGATAGTTTTAAGCCAGACGCCAAGAAACGAATGGCCCAACGATAAAGTAGAACGCAGAACTGATACCTACGGAAATTGGTCTAAAATTGCAGCTGATAAAGAAGGTGCTTATTATATTGATTTGAATGAAATTGTCGCCCTGAAATACGAAGCTTTAGGAAAAGAAAAAGTAAAAGCATTCTTCCCGAAAGACCACACGCACACAGGTTTGGAAGGTGCTACACTAAATGCTTTGACCGTTGCCGAAAGCATTAAAAAAATTAAGGAATGTGGTTTGAAGGATTATATTGAAATTGGAAAATAA